In one Butyrivibrio proteoclasticus B316 genomic region, the following are encoded:
- a CDS encoding extracellular solute-binding protein, whose product MKKKLVSVLLTAAMGASLLVGCGSDAAQTATDTAEAVQETTTETAEAVQETTEAVQEAAADVDPAAYDGKEVKVWVAENVVDFTNEQIENFKTAYPQYAGVNFTVEPVGEGDAAGNIITDVTAGADVYGFAQDQLTRLVTAGALEEVNPDYLSAVESANSAGVVEAGKVGGTLYAYPMTADNGYFLYYDKSVVTDPSTLEGILEQCEAAGKNFYMDMTGWYQVAFFFGTGCQLTYDTDADGNFTACNVDYASDKGLVALKEMIEVASSSAYQAGSSAGDAVNYAAIIDGTWDAGTVKEVLGDNYACAKLPTFTGSDGKTYQLSGFNGCKLLGVKPQEDEDKLQICDDLAYYLTSEEVQLARFEAVQWGPSNLNAQASSEVKANEALSALAEQFAYTIPQGNYPGDYWSRAESLAGDVKDAFQKASDEDLTAALEAYQADLESYAK is encoded by the coding sequence ATGAAAAAGAAATTGGTATCTGTTTTATTAACAGCTGCTATGGGTGCATCCCTTCTTGTTGGATGTGGTTCTGATGCAGCACAGACTGCTACTGATACAGCAGAAGCTGTTCAGGAGACAACAACAGAGACAGCTGAGGCTGTACAGGAAACTACAGAGGCAGTTCAGGAAGCTGCAGCTGACGTTGATCCAGCAGCTTACGATGGCAAGGAAGTTAAGGTTTGGGTTGCTGAGAACGTTGTAGATTTCACTAATGAGCAGATCGAGAACTTCAAGACAGCATATCCTCAGTATGCAGGTGTTAACTTCACAGTTGAGCCTGTAGGAGAAGGCGATGCAGCCGGCAACATCATCACAGATGTAACAGCTGGCGCTGATGTATACGGATTTGCACAGGATCAGCTTACAAGACTTGTTACAGCAGGAGCTCTTGAGGAAGTTAATCCTGATTACCTTTCAGCAGTTGAGTCTGCAAACTCAGCAGGTGTTGTAGAAGCTGGTAAGGTTGGCGGAACTCTTTACGCTTATCCTATGACAGCTGATAACGGATATTTCCTTTACTATGATAAGAGCGTTGTAACAGATCCTTCTACACTTGAAGGCATTCTTGAGCAGTGCGAAGCAGCTGGTAAGAACTTCTACATGGATATGACAGGTTGGTATCAGGTAGCATTCTTCTTCGGAACAGGCTGCCAGCTCACATACGATACAGATGCAGATGGTAACTTTACAGCATGCAATGTTGACTATGCATCAGATAAGGGCCTTGTAGCTCTTAAGGAGATGATCGAGGTTGCTTCTTCATCTGCTTACCAGGCTGGTTCTTCAGCTGGTGATGCTGTTAACTACGCAGCAATCATTGATGGAACATGGGATGCAGGTACAGTTAAAGAAGTTCTTGGTGACAACTACGCATGCGCTAAGCTTCCTACATTCACAGGTTCAGACGGCAAGACATATCAGCTCAGCGGATTCAACGGATGCAAACTCCTTGGTGTTAAGCCTCAGGAAGATGAAGACAAGCTTCAGATCTGTGATGACCTTGCATACTACCTTACAAGCGAGGAAGTTCAGCTTGCAAGATTTGAAGCAGTTCAGTGGGGCCCATCTAACTTAAATGCACAGGCATCAAGCGAGGTTAAGGCTAACGAAGCTCTTTCAGCTCTTGCAGAGCAGTTCGCATATACAATTCCACAGGGCAACTACCCTGGAGACTACTGGTCACGTGCTGAGTCACTTGCAGGCGATGTTAAGGATGCCTTCCAGAAAGCTTCTGATGAGGACCTTACAGCTGCACTTGAAGCATACCAGGCTGACCTTGAGTCATATGCTAAATAA
- the dprA gene encoding DNA-processing protein DprA has translation MTDNNKNKENEYAHWLFNVQGLGNKSIDKLLCNGMSCSDIYKADVKEFKGLLTDKQIKNLEQSKRIWDFDKEAAKLAKKDISFISRIDSRFPDKLKNIPDPPFALYVKGELPDPAKPSVAIIGARMCSEYGRYMARVFGRGLALAGVQVISGMARGVDGISQKAALAAGGKSYGIVGSGVDICYPEDNLEIYNNLCEMGGVISEFPPGTYPKANFFPMRNRIISGLADVVLVIEAREKSGTQITVDTALEQGREVLAVPGRVTDRLSDGCNLLISQGAGVAIGVDDVLERLWEGARSSRCREKTDDIRRNHNEDQYNLGSREESEGPETIEDEILELVDIIPVSSSQILEGLNLRGIDISVPQLMGYLMELNYKGALIQDGAYYRKRQ, from the coding sequence ATGACTGATAATAATAAAAACAAAGAAAATGAATATGCCCATTGGCTCTTTAATGTGCAGGGGCTTGGAAATAAGAGTATAGATAAGCTCTTGTGCAATGGAATGAGCTGCAGTGATATATACAAGGCTGATGTCAAAGAGTTCAAGGGGCTTCTGACAGATAAGCAGATTAAAAATCTTGAGCAGTCTAAAAGAATATGGGACTTTGATAAAGAGGCAGCAAAGCTTGCCAAAAAGGATATCTCTTTTATATCAAGAATAGACTCTAGATTCCCGGATAAGCTTAAGAATATTCCGGATCCGCCTTTTGCATTATATGTAAAAGGGGAACTTCCTGACCCGGCTAAGCCCAGTGTGGCTATAATCGGAGCGCGAATGTGTTCGGAATACGGCAGATACATGGCGAGAGTATTTGGGCGAGGGCTGGCTCTTGCGGGCGTGCAGGTGATAAGTGGTATGGCAAGGGGCGTTGATGGCATCAGCCAGAAAGCAGCTCTTGCTGCCGGAGGAAAATCCTACGGGATTGTAGGAAGCGGCGTTGATATCTGCTATCCGGAGGATAACCTGGAAATTTATAACAATCTATGTGAAATGGGAGGCGTAATTTCCGAGTTTCCGCCCGGAACTTATCCCAAAGCAAATTTCTTTCCTATGAGGAACAGAATTATAAGCGGTCTTGCGGATGTCGTTCTGGTCATTGAGGCAAGAGAAAAGTCAGGCACGCAGATTACGGTGGATACAGCACTTGAGCAGGGCAGAGAAGTACTTGCTGTTCCGGGAAGAGTCACAGACAGGCTAAGCGATGGTTGCAATCTGCTCATAAGTCAGGGAGCAGGCGTGGCTATTGGAGTAGATGATGTGCTGGAAAGGCTCTGGGAGGGCGCAAGAAGTAGCAGGTGTCGTGAAAAAACAGATGACATAAGACGAAATCATAACGAAGACCAATATAACCTCGGATCCAGGGAGGAGAGTGAAGGCCCTGAAACTATAGAAGATGAGATATTGGAACTAGTAGATATCATTCCGGTTTCGTCTTCTCAGATCCTGGAGGGCTTGAATCTAAGAGGAATAGACATTTCCGTGCCTCAGTTAATGGGTTACCTGATGGAACTAAATTATAAGGGGGCACTGATACAGGATGGAGCATATTACCGCAAAAGGCAGTAA
- a CDS encoding YifB family Mg chelatase-like AAA ATPase, with amino-acid sequence MFSSVVSGAVHGISSYLMQVEVDVSSGLPGFNMVGFMSGEVREAGERVRVALKNMGYVIPASKITINLSPADIKKENVIVDLPVAIGILTAMGEIREESLTGVMILGELGLDGEVKRINGTLPIVIKAREAGFSTVILPKENAREGAVIDGIRIIGVESLQEAVAYLDAPPDQRDDLISPTRVDIEELFRKSEYEETSLDFADINGQAAVKRAVEIAAAGFHHILIVGPPGAGKSMVAKRMPTILPPLSLKESLEVSTIYSVAGMMGENDALITKRPFMSPHHLITENALVGGGSIPRPGVISLSHRGVLFLDEMPEFPRSKLDLLRQPIEDRKVNIVRSRGKFTYPADFQLVGALNPCPCGYYPDRNRCKCTPNDIRRYLGHISGPILDRTDICVEAPRVDISDLTEKTKRVNESSASIRKRVLAARKLQEERFKGTEIRFNSEMTPTDIKKFCRLGLQEESFLENAFCSMELSARAYHKILRVARTIADIDQSRDIKKIHLMEAVGYRMTDGKYWHQNEE; translated from the coding sequence ATGTTTAGTTCGGTGGTTTCAGGGGCAGTACATGGGATATCATCCTACCTGATGCAGGTGGAAGTTGATGTTTCCAGCGGACTGCCGGGATTTAATATGGTTGGCTTTATGAGTGGTGAAGTCAGAGAAGCCGGAGAAAGAGTCAGGGTGGCACTTAAAAATATGGGGTATGTTATCCCAGCTTCCAAGATCACAATCAATCTTTCCCCGGCGGATATCAAAAAGGAAAATGTCATCGTAGACCTGCCTGTAGCAATCGGAATTTTAACGGCTATGGGAGAGATCAGGGAAGAGAGCTTAACAGGCGTGATGATTCTTGGAGAACTGGGACTTGACGGCGAAGTTAAGAGGATAAACGGCACGCTCCCTATAGTGATCAAGGCCAGAGAAGCAGGCTTTTCTACAGTTATCCTGCCAAAGGAGAATGCAAGAGAAGGCGCAGTTATTGATGGGATCAGGATTATTGGGGTGGAGTCACTTCAGGAGGCTGTTGCATATCTTGATGCACCGCCTGATCAAAGAGATGACCTTATAAGTCCTACCAGGGTTGACATTGAAGAGCTTTTTAGAAAGAGTGAGTATGAAGAAACAAGCCTTGATTTTGCAGATATAAATGGTCAGGCAGCAGTCAAAAGAGCTGTAGAAATAGCGGCAGCAGGCTTTCATCACATTTTGATCGTCGGGCCGCCGGGTGCAGGGAAAAGCATGGTGGCAAAGAGAATGCCAACGATTCTTCCTCCTTTGTCTCTAAAGGAGAGTCTTGAAGTTTCTACGATATATTCAGTAGCGGGAATGATGGGAGAAAATGATGCTCTTATCACAAAACGTCCGTTTATGAGTCCACATCACTTAATTACAGAAAATGCGCTGGTTGGAGGAGGCAGTATTCCGAGACCTGGCGTGATATCTCTTTCTCACAGAGGAGTTCTGTTTCTTGATGAGATGCCTGAGTTTCCAAGATCCAAGCTTGATCTCTTAAGACAACCGATTGAGGACAGAAAAGTAAATATTGTCCGCAGCAGGGGAAAATTCACTTATCCTGCGGATTTCCAATTAGTAGGCGCTCTTAACCCTTGTCCTTGCGGCTATTACCCTGACAGAAACAGATGTAAGTGCACGCCCAATGATATAAGGCGATATCTTGGACATATTTCAGGCCCTATCCTTGACAGGACTGATATTTGTGTGGAGGCGCCAAGAGTCGATATTTCTGATCTTACCGAGAAAACAAAAAGAGTAAATGAGTCTAGTGCAAGCATCAGAAAAAGAGTACTTGCCGCAAGAAAACTTCAGGAAGAAAGATTTAAAGGAACGGAAATACGCTTTAATTCTGAGATGACTCCCACTGATATTAAAAAGTTTTGCAGACTTGGATTACAGGAGGAAAGCTTTCTTGAAAATGCTTTTTGCTCAATGGAGCTAAGTGCGAGGGCTTACCACAAGATACTGCGAGTGGCGAGGACTATTGCCGATATTGACCAGTCGCGGGATATTAAGAAAATACACCTGATGGAGGCTGTCGGATATAGGATGACTGACGGCAAGTACTGGCATCAGAATGAGGAATGA
- a CDS encoding type IV pilus twitching motility protein PilT, whose translation MSIIEDILREAKENGASDVHVTVGLPPKMRLNGKLIAMENFGKMLPPDTLAIAQEIMSEKQLEKLEEIGQHDMSFSIRGVGRYRLNVFKQRGSIAMAFRVVASEIPSADSLGIPEGVSELYKKKRGLVLVTGPTGSGKSTTLASIIDLINNNREAHVITLEDPIEFTYQHRMSIVNQREIGTDSNTYANALRAALREDPDVILVGEMRDLETISTAITAAETGHLVLSTVHTIGASNTVDRLIDVFPSHQQQQIRIQLASVLEAIISQQLIPTNDGVSRIAAFEVLHVNSAVRNLIREGKSHQLITVMQTNRKLGMISMDDAILELYRAQKISREMAIQFAQDPDTMQMKMLR comes from the coding sequence ATGTCAATTATTGAAGATATCTTAAGAGAAGCAAAAGAAAATGGAGCATCTGATGTACATGTAACTGTTGGTCTTCCGCCGAAGATGAGATTAAATGGCAAGCTTATTGCTATGGAGAACTTTGGCAAGATGCTTCCTCCTGATACCCTGGCAATTGCGCAGGAAATCATGTCTGAGAAGCAGCTTGAAAAGCTTGAAGAAATCGGCCAGCACGATATGTCTTTTTCTATCCGCGGAGTCGGCAGATACAGACTTAATGTGTTCAAGCAAAGAGGCTCTATAGCTATGGCCTTCAGAGTTGTTGCATCTGAAATTCCTTCTGCTGACAGCCTTGGGATTCCTGAAGGTGTTAGTGAACTTTACAAAAAGAAAAGAGGACTGGTTCTTGTAACCGGTCCTACCGGAAGCGGTAAGTCTACTACGCTTGCTTCGATCATTGATCTTATCAATAATAACAGAGAAGCGCATGTTATTACCCTTGAGGATCCTATTGAGTTTACTTATCAGCATAGGATGTCAATTGTAAACCAAAGAGAAATCGGCACTGACTCAAATACCTATGCCAATGCGCTAAGGGCCGCTCTTAGAGAAGATCCTGATGTTATCCTTGTGGGAGAGATGAGAGACCTTGAAACTATCAGTACTGCCATAACTGCGGCAGAAACAGGTCACCTTGTTTTATCAACAGTACATACAATAGGTGCCAGCAACACAGTAGACAGACTTATAGATGTATTTCCATCTCACCAGCAGCAACAGATCAGAATCCAGCTTGCAAGTGTTTTGGAAGCTATTATTTCACAACAGCTGATCCCTACAAATGATGGAGTCTCCAGAATTGCAGCCTTTGAAGTACTTCATGTTAACAGCGCTGTTCGTAACCTTATTAGAGAAGGTAAGTCACATCAGCTCATAACTGTAATGCAGACTAACCGTAAACTGGGAATGATATCTATGGATGATGCTATCCTGGAATTATACAGGGCTCAGAAGATATCAAGAGAAATGGCTATTCAGTTTGCTCAGGATCCTGATACAATGCAAATGAAGATGCTGAGATGA
- the yfbR gene encoding 5'-deoxynucleotidase: MNYNFFALISRMKYIDRWALMRNTRQENLCEHSMEVAMIAHALCTIGNLRYGKHLDANKAALIGLYHDASEIITGDMPTPVKYFNSDLKHAYKEVEALADSKLLDKLPDDMRPTYEEIFVPSDTEEDKYIRKLVKAADKLSALIKCISEVNVGNAEFRTAKESTGKSIRSLYQELPEVLDFVNEFLSSYGNTLDELT; the protein is encoded by the coding sequence ATGAACTACAACTTTTTTGCCCTTATATCCAGAATGAAATATATCGATAGATGGGCACTTATGAGAAATACAAGGCAGGAGAATCTGTGCGAGCATTCAATGGAGGTTGCTATGATCGCGCATGCTCTTTGCACAATAGGTAATTTGAGATATGGCAAGCATCTTGATGCCAACAAGGCAGCACTTATAGGCTTATATCATGATGCTTCTGAGATAATCACAGGAGATATGCCTACACCGGTCAAGTACTTTAACTCTGACCTCAAGCATGCCTACAAAGAGGTTGAGGCTCTTGCTGACAGTAAGCTTTTAGATAAACTACCTGATGATATGAGACCTACCTATGAGGAAATTTTTGTTCCTTCAGATACAGAGGAGGATAAATATATCAGAAAGCTTGTCAAGGCAGCAGATAAGCTTTCTGCGCTTATTAAGTGTATCAGCGAAGTGAATGTAGGAAATGCAGAGTTTAGAACTGCCAAGGAGAGCACCGGTAAGTCCATCAGAAGCCTTTATCAGGAGCTTCCTGAGGTGTTGGACTTTGTTAATGAATTTCTTTCATCTTATGGAAATACTTTAGATGAACTTACATGA
- the pepF gene encoding oligoendopeptidase F produces MAETLKKRSEVEEKLKWDTSLIFKTKEDMLAELDRMKRLSADIEKEYKGQLSDKDKINACLDKYNEFLIGVDRVSNYTSLNLSVDYTDAEMNKLDGFVTGEYMKELARLSFIDSELAELPENVLKEAIESATIGKNYLKDVLRFKPHMLNAESEKVMASLGEVFSAPYQMYEQTKLADIKFPDFEVNGRKYPLGYSLFEDDYEYEEDTEVRRAAFKAFSDKLGEYKYTTAGQYGAKVRSEKLVSELRHFDSVFDHLLFNQKVTREMYDRQIDLIMDKLAPHMRKFARLIKKAHNLDKMTYADLKLPLDPEYNPKVTIEKSKEYILDGLSIMGPEYQEMLKRAYDERWIDFAQNIGKSTGGFCASPYRRGSFILLSWNERMSDVFTLAHELGHAGHFYSCQQNQSYFDNECSQYVVEAPSTINELIMAEYLKEQNKDDKRFRRWVLASQISNTYYHNFVTHLLEAAYQREVYKRVDKGEAVPCETLCEIFRGVLEKFWGDEVELTDGCELTWMRQPHYYMGLYSYSYSASLTVATQVMKRIRREGAPAVEDWKKTLAAGGSVDPVEFAKMAGVDVTTDAALLDTIDYIGSIIDEIETLM; encoded by the coding sequence ATGGCAGAGACACTCAAGAAGAGAAGTGAAGTTGAAGAAAAGCTTAAATGGGACACTTCTCTTATTTTCAAGACCAAGGAAGACATGCTGGCAGAGCTTGACAGAATGAAAAGGTTAAGTGCTGATATAGAAAAAGAGTACAAGGGACAGCTATCAGACAAAGATAAGATAAATGCCTGCCTCGATAAGTACAACGAGTTTTTGATCGGAGTAGACAGGGTTTCCAATTATACAAGTCTTAATCTTTCTGTGGATTATACTGATGCAGAGATGAATAAGCTGGACGGATTTGTTACCGGCGAGTATATGAAGGAGCTTGCAAGGCTTTCTTTTATCGACAGTGAACTTGCAGAGCTTCCTGAGAACGTGCTCAAAGAGGCAATCGAGAGCGCTACTATAGGCAAGAATTACCTCAAGGATGTGCTGAGATTTAAGCCACACATGTTAAATGCAGAATCTGAAAAAGTGATGGCATCACTTGGGGAGGTGTTTAGCGCTCCATATCAGATGTATGAGCAGACCAAACTTGCAGATATTAAATTCCCTGACTTTGAGGTTAATGGCAGGAAATATCCGCTTGGTTATTCTCTTTTTGAGGATGATTATGAGTACGAAGAGGATACAGAGGTCAGAAGAGCGGCATTTAAAGCCTTTTCAGATAAGCTTGGTGAATATAAGTATACTACAGCAGGCCAGTATGGGGCTAAGGTTCGCTCTGAGAAGCTTGTATCTGAGCTTCGGCACTTTGACAGTGTATTTGATCATCTTCTGTTTAATCAGAAGGTCACAAGAGAAATGTATGACCGCCAGATTGATCTTATAATGGACAAGTTGGCGCCACATATGCGCAAGTTTGCAAGACTTATAAAGAAGGCTCATAACCTTGATAAAATGACCTATGCAGATCTTAAGCTCCCGCTTGATCCTGAGTATAACCCTAAGGTAACTATAGAAAAGTCCAAAGAATACATTTTGGATGGTCTTTCCATCATGGGACCTGAATATCAGGAAATGCTGAAAAGAGCGTATGATGAGAGATGGATTGATTTTGCCCAGAATATAGGAAAGTCTACAGGCGGATTCTGCGCTAGTCCCTACAGGAGAGGGTCATTTATTCTTTTATCCTGGAATGAGCGTATGAGTGACGTGTTTACTCTTGCCCATGAACTTGGACATGCAGGCCATTTCTATTCCTGTCAGCAGAATCAGAGTTATTTTGACAATGAGTGCTCTCAGTATGTTGTAGAGGCTCCTTCTACTATCAACGAGCTTATTATGGCAGAGTATCTCAAGGAACAGAATAAAGATGATAAGCGTTTCCGCAGATGGGTACTTGCTTCACAGATTTCAAATACATACTATCACAATTTTGTTACTCACCTTTTAGAGGCGGCTTACCAGAGAGAGGTTTATAAGCGTGTTGACAAGGGAGAGGCAGTTCCATGCGAGACACTTTGTGAAATATTCAGAGGCGTTTTGGAGAAATTCTGGGGCGATGAAGTGGAGCTTACTGATGGCTGCGAGCTTACATGGATGCGTCAGCCTCATTACTATATGGGACTTTATTCCTATAGCTACAGTGCAAGCCTTACAGTTGCAACTCAGGTGATGAAGAGAATCCGTAGGGAAGGTGCTCCTGCAGTAGAAGATTGGAAAAAGACTCTTGCGGCAGGCGGAAGTGTGGATCCTGTAGAATTTGCCAAAATGGCAGGTGTTGACGTGACAACTGACGCAGCTCTTCTCGATACGATTGACTACATTGGAAGTATAATTGACGAAATTGAAACTCTGATGTGA
- the hemW gene encoding radical SAM family heme chaperone HemW, whose amino-acid sequence MGKELSLYIHVPFCVRKCLYCDFLSFNCKAGEIKSYFNALDAEIAMACNSYRDFTIKSIFFGGGTPSFVDSAHICNTLEHIRENFQVDVNAEISIEVNPASAILDKLTDYRRAGINRISIGAQSLNDGELKKIGRAHNSAMFYETFANARKAGFDNINIDIMSALPDQTMDSYMETLEKVVSLGPEHISAYSLIVEEGTPFYDMDLNLPDEDTDRQMYHETRRFLAQNGYHRYEISNYAKGSDGDKTCECYHNKVYWRRGNYLGLGLGASSMTDDSRWKNISDFNLYQSILLDNTSFLDKFHQLRTEFEKLSRSDCMEEFMFLGLRLVEGVSISEFKSLFGRDIYDVYGKIIEKYISEELLEQNGDHIRLTETGMDVSNTVMADFLF is encoded by the coding sequence ATGGGAAAAGAATTATCATTATATATCCATGTTCCTTTTTGCGTCAGGAAATGTCTTTACTGCGACTTTTTGTCATTTAATTGTAAGGCCGGAGAAATAAAAAGCTATTTCAATGCACTTGATGCCGAGATAGCTATGGCTTGCAATAGTTACAGAGATTTCACGATAAAGAGTATTTTCTTTGGAGGAGGAACTCCAAGCTTTGTGGATTCGGCGCATATATGTAATACACTTGAGCACATCAGAGAGAACTTTCAAGTAGATGTTAATGCCGAGATCAGTATTGAAGTTAATCCGGCATCAGCTATTTTGGATAAGCTTACGGATTACAGAAGAGCCGGGATAAACAGGATCAGTATTGGAGCACAGTCTTTAAATGACGGAGAGCTTAAGAAAATTGGAAGAGCTCACAATTCCGCTATGTTCTATGAAACTTTTGCAAATGCCAGAAAGGCTGGATTTGACAATATCAATATTGATATTATGAGTGCGCTTCCTGACCAAACTATGGATTCGTATATGGAAACACTTGAGAAGGTGGTCAGTCTGGGACCTGAGCATATTTCGGCTTATAGCCTGATAGTCGAGGAGGGAACTCCTTTTTATGATATGGATCTGAACCTGCCTGATGAAGATACTGACAGGCAGATGTATCATGAGACCAGGAGATTTCTTGCTCAGAACGGATACCACAGATATGAGATCTCCAATTATGCTAAGGGCAGTGATGGCGACAAAACATGCGAATGCTACCACAATAAAGTCTACTGGAGACGAGGAAATTATCTGGGACTTGGACTGGGGGCATCCAGTATGACAGATGATTCCAGATGGAAGAATATTTCGGATTTTAACTTGTATCAGAGTATTCTTCTTGATAATACTTCCTTCTTGGATAAATTTCATCAGCTCAGAACAGAATTTGAGAAATTATCTCGTTCTGATTGTATGGAAGAGTTTATGTTTCTGGGGCTTCGCCTCGTTGAAGGGGTTAGTATTTCTGAATTTAAAAGTCTGTTTGGAAGAGACATTTACGATGTTTATGGTAAAATAATTGAGAAGTACATTTCAGAAGAATTATTGGAACAAAACGGTGATCATATCCGTCTGACAGAAACGGGTATGGATGTCAGTAACACAGTAATGGCTGATTTTTTATTCTAA
- the lepA gene encoding translation elongation factor 4 codes for MADQNKIRNFCIVAHIDHGKSTLADRMIEKTGVLTLREMQNQVLDNMDIERERGITIKSQAVRMIYKARDGQEYTFNMIDTPGHVDFGYEVSRSLAACDGAILVVDATQGVEAQTLANVYMALDHDLDVFPVINKIDLPSAQPQEVKDEIEDVIGIEAQDAPLISAKNGIGIEDVLEAVVHKIPAPVGDPNGTLKALIFDSIYDSYRGVIVFVRVRDGVIRKGMKVKFMATDAEADVVEVGYFGPGRFIASDELSAGDVGYFTASIKNIQDTRVGDTVTDLANPCLEALPGYKKVMPMVYCGLYPADSAHYSDLRDALEKLQLNDASLFYEPETSQALGFGFRAGFLGLLHLEVIQERLEREYDLNLVTTAPSVVYKVHKTDGTCFDLTNPTNLPDPSEIEYMEEPIVNGEIMVTTDYVGAIMQLCQERRGKYLSTDYIEQSRAILKYELPLNEIIYDFFDALKSRSRGYASFDYELKGYEKSDLVKLDILINREEVDALSFIVHKDGAYERGRKMCEKLKDEIPRHMFEIPIQAAVGGKVIARETVKAYRKDVLAKCYGGDISRKKKLLEKQKEGKKKMRQIGNVEVPQSAFLSVLKLDNTD; via the coding sequence GAGAAAACAGGTGTGCTTACTCTTAGAGAGATGCAGAACCAGGTTCTTGATAATATGGATATAGAGCGTGAGAGAGGGATCACAATCAAGTCACAGGCTGTCAGAATGATCTACAAGGCCAGGGACGGACAGGAATATACCTTTAACATGATCGATACACCAGGTCATGTTGACTTTGGATATGAGGTTTCAAGATCTCTTGCAGCCTGTGACGGAGCTATCCTCGTAGTAGATGCTACTCAGGGTGTTGAGGCGCAGACTCTTGCCAACGTATATATGGCTCTTGACCACGACCTTGATGTATTTCCTGTTATCAACAAGATTGACCTTCCAAGTGCTCAGCCACAGGAGGTTAAGGATGAAATCGAGGATGTTATCGGAATCGAAGCTCAGGATGCACCTCTTATTTCTGCCAAAAATGGCATCGGTATCGAGGACGTACTTGAGGCTGTTGTTCACAAGATTCCAGCTCCTGTAGGAGATCCAAATGGCACTCTTAAGGCGCTTATTTTCGATAGTATTTACGATTCCTACAGAGGAGTTATTGTATTTGTTCGTGTAAGAGACGGTGTTATCAGAAAGGGCATGAAGGTTAAATTCATGGCAACTGATGCTGAGGCTGATGTTGTAGAGGTTGGATACTTTGGCCCTGGAAGATTTATTGCAAGTGATGAGCTTTCTGCAGGTGATGTAGGATATTTCACCGCTTCCATCAAGAATATTCAGGATACACGAGTTGGTGATACTGTAACAGACCTTGCTAACCCATGCTTAGAGGCACTTCCTGGTTACAAGAAGGTAATGCCTATGGTTTACTGCGGCCTTTACCCAGCAGATTCTGCTCACTATTCAGACCTTCGTGATGCCCTTGAGAAGCTCCAGCTCAACGATGCATCTTTATTCTATGAGCCAGAGACTTCACAGGCTCTTGGCTTTGGATTTAGAGCTGGTTTCCTTGGACTTCTTCACCTTGAAGTTATCCAGGAGAGACTTGAAAGAGAATACGACCTTAACCTTGTTACTACAGCACCTTCCGTTGTTTACAAGGTTCACAAGACAGATGGAACATGCTTTGACCTTACTAACCCAACTAACCTTCCTGATCCATCTGAGATTGAATATATGGAAGAGCCTATTGTTAACGGCGAGATTATGGTTACAACTGACTATGTTGGTGCAATCATGCAGCTGTGCCAGGAGAGAAGAGGCAAATACCTTAGTACTGACTACATCGAGCAGTCCAGAGCTATTCTCAAGTATGAGCTTCCACTTAATGAGATCATTTATGATTTCTTTGACGCTCTCAAATCAAGATCAAGAGGCTATGCTTCATTTGATTACGAACTCAAGGGATATGAGAAATCTGACCTTGTTAAGCTTGATATCCTGATCAACAGGGAAGAGGTTGATGCCCTTTCATTCATAGTTCACAAGGATGGTGCTTACGAGAGAGGACGTAAGATGTGTGAGAAGCTCAAGGATGAGATTCCAAGGCATATGTTCGAGATCCCTATTCAGGCAGCTGTCGGAGGCAAGGTAATCGCCAGAGAAACAGTCAAGGCTTATAGAAAAGACGTGCTTGCCAAGTGCTATGGCGGTGACATCTCCCGTAAGAAGAAGCTTCTTGAGAAACAGAAAGAGGGTAAAAAGAAGATGCGCCAGATCGGTAATGTTGAAGTTCCACAGTCAGCATTCCTTAGCGTACTCAAGCTTGATAATACAGATTGA